GCAGCTGAACTTCCAGCCGTTGTCGTCAATGTCGTTCGTGGTGGCCCAGGACTCGGCAACATTCAGCCAGCTCAATCAGACTACTTTCAAGTAACGAAAGGTGGCGGACATGGGGATTATTATACACCAGTTCTTGCTCCGAGTACGTTACAAGAAATCGTCGACTTAACAAAAGAAAGCTTTCGCATCGCCGACCAATACCGCGCACCAGTTGTGTTGCTTGCTGACGGAATGCTCGGTCAAATGATGGAGCCTGTTGAGTTTAAAGAAGACGAAGAAGATGAACAAACATTTGAAAAACCTTGGGCGACAACCGGAACAGAAGGTGACGGACCACCAAAAACGATCACCTCCCTCGACTTAAATGACGTCAACCTTGAAAAACGAAATGCACGCCTTTTACAAAAATATGATGAAATCAACGCAAACGAAGTAAAAGTAGACACTTACTACATGGATGATGCTGAATTTGCCGTTGTTGCATATGGCACTGTCGCACGTATCGTTCAAAGTGCTGTTGATAAAGCGAGAGAAGCCGGCATTCACGTCGGACTGATTCGCCCGATCACCCTTTGGCCATTCCCGACTGACACGATTTCTCAATATAGTAAATCAGTCAAACAAATGTTAACGGTTGAGATGAGTGCAGGACAAATGGTCGAAGATGTCCGTCTATCTGTTGAAGGAAGAGTACCCGTTCAATTTTACGGACGAAATGGCGGAGTTATCCCAACTGTAGACGAAGTCTTCCAGCAAATCGTAAAAATGGCAAAAGAGGTGGTCGCATGAAAACAGTATTTGAGCGCACAACAGGATTAACCGAAGCAGAAACGCATTACTGCCCAGGCTGTACTCACGGCGTGATTCACCGACTTGTTGGTGAATCGTTGGAAGAAATGGGTGTATTAGAAAAAACTGTCGGCGTTGCCTCTGTC
The Bacillus shivajii DNA segment above includes these coding regions:
- a CDS encoding 3-methyl-2-oxobutanoate dehydrogenase subunit VorB encodes the protein MGKVLMKGNEVLGEAAVKAGCKYFFGYPITPQSELVAYMARRLPEVDGLFLQAESEVSAINMVYGAASAGVRVMTSSSSPGFSLKQEGISFLAAAELPAVVVNVVRGGPGLGNIQPAQSDYFQVTKGGGHGDYYTPVLAPSTLQEIVDLTKESFRIADQYRAPVVLLADGMLGQMMEPVEFKEDEEDEQTFEKPWATTGTEGDGPPKTITSLDLNDVNLEKRNARLLQKYDEINANEVKVDTYYMDDAEFAVVAYGTVARIVQSAVDKAREAGIHVGLIRPITLWPFPTDTISQYSKSVKQMLTVEMSAGQMVEDVRLSVEGRVPVQFYGRNGGVIPTVDEVFQQIVKMAKEVVA